The following proteins are co-located in the Tachysurus vachellii isolate PV-2020 chromosome 19, HZAU_Pvac_v1, whole genome shotgun sequence genome:
- the rerea gene encoding arginine-glutamic acid dipeptide repeats protein isoform X4: MSDMDDLFSPRRRLNSTQGEIRVGPSHQAKLPELQPFPSPGGQVTENEELVWMPGVNDCDLLMYLRAARSMAAFAGMCDGGSTEDGCLAASRDDTTLNALNTLHESSYDAGKALQRLVKKPVPKLIEKCWSEDEVKRFIKGLRQYGKNFFRIRKELLPNKETGELITFYYYWKKTPEAASSRAHRRHRRQPVFRRIKTRTATTPVNTPSRPPSSEFLDLSSASEDDFDSEDSEQELKGYACRHCFTTTSKDWHHGGRENILLCTDCRIHFKKYGELPPIEKPVDPPPFMFKPVKEEEDGLGGKHSMRTRRNRGPMSTLRSGRKKQTASPDGRASPNNEDLRSSGRTSPSAASTSSTDSKMDSVKKPSKKIKEEAPSPMKSAKRQREKGSSDTEESERASAKKSKTQELNRPDSPSECEGEGEVESSDGRSINDEGSDPKDIDQDNRSSSPSIPSPRDNESDSDSSAQQQVLQGQHPPVIQCQTGTLPPAPPSTTTPMPLTSSAAPLPSQVSPSVPTTTVPPQQIASHIQSGAALHPPRLPSPHSPLQAIHQPPVPSQSGPQALQPQLHGPMPPMGHPLQAGSHMSHPHASLPPQNFPLPQSQVPPSPMSSQVQASSLSQQQPTPHTPPSQSTSSQSGTQPPREQPLPPAPMSMPHIKPPPTTPIPQMQNPQTHKHPPHLSAPQFPQKPPNLPPLPALKPLSSLSTHHPPSAHPPPLQPMPQPPAAQPPVLTQSQNHVPPPAPPLPSPSTAPSHSSSSQPPFPPHPFIPGASAALPPSSVPSSVAGPLAALQQPPSSISMPLPASISTPCSGPSSVPAVQIKEEPLDEAEEPESPPPPQRSPSPEPTIVNTPSHASQSARFYKYLDRGYNTCARTDFYFTPLPSSKLAKKREEALEKAKREAEQRAREEKEKEREREKEREREREREKEAERAAKASSSSHEGRLGEPQMAGPAHMRPPFDATPATIATVPPYIGPDTPALRTLSEYARPHVMSPTNRNHPFFMPLNPAEPLLAYHMPGLYNADPGMRERELREREIREREIRERELRMKPGFEVKPADLDNLHPSANPMEHFARHGPIGLPPMAGHPFATFHPGLNHLERERLALANPQLRPEMSYSERLAAERLHAERIANDPIARLQMFNVTPHHHQHSHIHSHLHLHQQDPLHQGGGECLVCPPGSGAHPLVDPLAAGPHLTRFPYPPGAIPNPLLGQPPHEHEMLRHPVFGTSYPRELPGGLPPPMSAAHQLQAMHAQSAELQRLAMEQQWLQSHHHMHGGPLPGQEDYYSRLKKESDKQL; encoded by the exons ATGTCCGACATGGATGACTTGTTCAGCCCGAGGAG GCGATTGAACAGCACCCAAGGGGAGATTCGAGTAGGTCCCAGTCACCAG GCCAAGCTCCCAGAGCTGCAGCCTTTCCCCTCTCCCGGAGGCCAAGTGACCGAAAATGAGGAGCTGGTCTGGATGCCGGGGGTCAATGACTGTGACCTGCTCATGTACCTGCGGGCAGCCAG gagcATGGCAGCGTTTGCGGGGATGTGTGATGGAGGCTCGACAGAGGACGGGTGCTTGGCTGCCTCACGGGATGACACTACACTCAATGCATTAAACACT CTTCATGAAAGCAGCTATGATGCCGGGAAAGCGCTGCAGCGTCTGGTGAAGAAGCCTGTCCCCAAGCTAATTGAGAAGTGCTGGTCCGAAGACGAAGTG AAACGGTTCATAAAAGGACTGAGACAGTACGGCAAAAACTTCTTCAGGATTCGGAAAGAGCTGCTACCGAACAAGGAAACG GGAGAGTTGATAACTTTTTACTATTACTGGAAGAAAACCCCTGAGGCTGCTAGCTCCCGAGCCCACCGTAGACACCGAAGGCAGCCTGTCTTCCGTCGGATCAAGACTCGCACAGCAACCACACCTGTTAACACTCCTTCCCGACCACCTTCCAGCGAATTTT TGGACCTAAGCTCAGCCAGTGAAGATGACTTTGACAGTGAAGACAGCGAACAGGAGCTGAAAGGCTACGCCTGCCGCCACTGTTTTACCACCA CCTCTAAGGACTGGCACCACGGGGGGCGAGAGAATATCCTACTGTGCACCGACTGCCGCATTCATTTCAAGAAGTACGGTGAGCTGCCCCCAATAGAGAAGCCTGTGGACCCTCCACCGTTTATGTTCAAACCCGTcaaagaggaagaggatggGCTCGGCGGGAAGCATAGCATGAGGACTCGACGGAACCGCGGGCCG ATGTCGACACTACGAAGTGGCCGGAAGAAGCAGACAGCCAGCCCTGATGGCAGAGCCTCACCCAACAATGAGGACCTACGCTCAAGTGGTCGTACCTCACCCAGCGCAGCCAGCACGTCCAGTACTGATAGCAAGATGGACTCAGTGAAAAAACCCAGCAAG AAAATAAAGGAGGAGGCACCATCACCTATGAAGAGTGCCAAACGGCAGAGAGAGAAGGGATCCTCAGACACAGAAGAGTCTGAAAGGGCCAGTGCTAAGAAGTCAAAGACTCAG gagtTGAATCGGCCTGACTCACCCTCAGAATGTGAGGGAGAAGGGGAGGTTGAAAGCTCAGATggccgcagcataaatgacGAGGGCAGCGACCCCAAGGACATTGACCAGGACAACCGCAGCTCATCTCCCAGCATTCCAAGCCCGCGTGACAATGAGAGTGACTCAGATTCGTCAGCGCAACAGCAGGTCCTCCAGGGCCAGCACCCTCCCGTAATCCAGTGCCAGACGGGCACATTGCCTCCTGCCCCGCCTTCCACCACAACGCCTATGCCCCTGACATCAAGTGCAGCTCCACTCCCTTCACAAGTGTCTCCATCTGTGCCCACTACCACAGTTCCTCCACAACAGATTGCTTCGCACATTCAGTCCGGAGCAGCACTTCATCCTCCAAGGTTGCCTTCTCCTCATTCGCCCTTGCAGGCCATCCATCAACCTCCTGTACCCTCTCAGAGTGGCCCACAAGCTCTACAGCCTCAGCTGCATGGCCCCATGCCTCCAATGGGCCATCCTCTGCAGGCAGGGTCTCACATGTCTCATCCTCATGCTTCCTTACCTCCACAGAATTTCCCTCTTCCTCAGTCTCAGGTCCCTCCTTCCCCAATGTCATCCCAGGTTCAGGCTTCATCACTTTCCCAGCAGCAGCCAACGCCTCACACTCCTCCATCGCAGTCCACATCTTCCCAGAGTGGCACTCAGCCCCCACGGGAACAGCCCTTACCTCCTGCGCCCATGTCCATGCCTCACATAAAGCCTCCACCTACCACCCCCATCCCGCAGATGCAAAACccccagacacacaaacatccgCCACACCTTTCAGCTCCACAGTTTCCTCAGAAGCCACCCAACCTGCCTCCACTGCCTGCCCTAAAGCCTCTAAGTTCTCTTTCTACGCATCATCCACCCTCTGCCCATCCACCCCCATTACAGCCCATGCCTCAGCCTCCGGCTGCCCAGCCGCCCGTACTCACACAGTCCCAAAACCATGTGCCTCCTCCAGCTCCACCACTTCCCTCACCCTCAACTGCTCCTTCACACTCTTCATCTTCACAGCCACCCTTCCCTCCTCATCCATTCATCCCAGGAGCCTCAGCTGCTCTGCCGCCTTCCTCTGTTCCTTCTTCTGTGGCAGGACCCCTGGCAGCACTGCAGCAGCCCCCCTCATCCATCTCCATGCCCCTACCTGCTTCAATCAGTACACCCTGCTCAGGTCCCTCCTCCGTGCCAGCCGTGCAGATTAAAGAGGAGCCTCTGGATGAGGCTGAGGAACCTGAGAGCCCACCACCTCCACAGAGGAGTCCCTCACCAGAGCCCACAATCGTCAACACACCAAGTCATGCCAGCCAGTCTGCACG GTTCTATAAGTATCTCGACCGAGGCTACAACACATGTGCAAGAACTGATTTCTACTTTACTCCACTGCCATCGTCCAAGCTGGCTAAAAAACGTGAGGAAGCACTGGAGAAAGCAAAGAGGGAAGCAGAGCAGAGAGCAcgggaggagaaagaaaaagagagggaaagggagaaagagagggaaagagagcgtGAACGGGAGAAAGAGGCTGAGCGAGCTGCG AAGGCATCCAGTTCTTCTCATGAAGGCAGACTGGGTGAACCTCAAATGGCAGGGCCAGCTCACATGCGGCCACCCTTTGACGCCACTCCAGCCACCATCGCTACTGTGCCACCCTATATTGGCCCAGACACGCCAGCCCTGCGCACGCTAAGTGAATATGCTCGACCCCATGTCATGTCACCCACCAACCGTAACCACCCATTCTTTATGCCTCTAAACCCAGCTGAGCCTCTGCTGGCCTACCACATGCCAGGATTGTACAATGCTGACCCTGGAATGCGTGAGCGTGAACTAAGAGAACGTGAGATACGTGAACGTGAGATCCGTGAAAGGGAACTAAGGATGAAACCAGGCTTTGAGGTCAAACCAGCTGACCTGGACAATCTGCATCCCTCAGCCAACCCCATGGAGCACTTTGCCCGCCATGGCCCGATTGGATTGCCTCCCATGGCAGGCCACCCATTTGCCACTTTTCACCCTGGACTGAACCATCTGGAGCGCGAGCGCCTTGCCCTGGCCAACCCCCAGCTACGGCCCGAGATGTCCTACTCGGAGCGTCTGGCTGCCGAGCGTCTGCATGCCGAGAGGATAGCCAACGACCCCATCGCCAGGCTGCAGATGTTCAATGTGACACCGCACCATCACCAGCACTCGCACATCCATTCGCACCTCCACCTGCACCAGCAGGACCCACTGCACCAAG GTGGTGGTGAATGTCTTGTGTGTCCACCAGGTTCTGGGGCCCATCCCCTAGTTGATCCCCTGGCTGCTGGACCACACCTGACCCGCTTCCCATACCCACCTGGAGCCATCCCAAACCCTCTGCTCGGCCAGCCACCACACGAGCACGAGATGCTGCGGCACCCTGTATTCG GTACTTCATACCCTAGAGAACTGCCTGGGGGTTTGCCTCCGCCAATGTCAGCAGCACACCAGCTGCAGGCTATGCATGCTCAGTCTGCAGAGCTGCAGAGACTGGCCATGGAGCAACAGTGGCTTCAAAGTCACCACCACATGCACGGAGGGCCTCTGCCTGGTCAGGAGGACTACTACAG CCGGTTAAAGAAGGAGAGCGATAAGCAGCTGTGA
- the rerea gene encoding arginine-glutamic acid dipeptide repeats protein isoform X1 — protein sequence MTADKEKDKERERDRERDRREKARESESSRPRRSCTLEGGAKNYAESEHSEDEENEAAGGTAAPEEATKKSKKKLPKKKSRYERTETGEITSFVTEDDVIYRPGDCVYIESRRPNTPYFICSIQDFKLSKRDHLLMSVKWYYRQSEVPDSVYQHLVQDRNNENDSGRELVITDPVVKSRELFISDYVDTYHTAALRGKCNIAHFSDIFAAREFKPRIDSFFYILGYNPETRRLNSTQGEIRVGPSHQAKLPELQPFPSPGGQVTENEELVWMPGVNDCDLLMYLRAARSMAAFAGMCDGGSTEDGCLAASRDDTTLNALNTLHESSYDAGKALQRLVKKPVPKLIEKCWSEDEVKRFIKGLRQYGKNFFRIRKELLPNKETGELITFYYYWKKTPEAASSRAHRRHRRQPVFRRIKTRTATTPVNTPSRPPSSEFLDLSSASEDDFDSEDSEQELKGYACRHCFTTTSKDWHHGGRENILLCTDCRIHFKKYGELPPIEKPVDPPPFMFKPVKEEEDGLGGKHSMRTRRNRGPMSTLRSGRKKQTASPDGRASPNNEDLRSSGRTSPSAASTSSTDSKMDSVKKPSKKIKEEAPSPMKSAKRQREKGSSDTEESERASAKKSKTQELNRPDSPSECEGEGEVESSDGRSINDEGSDPKDIDQDNRSSSPSIPSPRDNESDSDSSAQQQVLQGQHPPVIQCQTGTLPPAPPSTTTPMPLTSSAAPLPSQVSPSVPTTTVPPQQIASHIQSGAALHPPRLPSPHSPLQAIHQPPVPSQSGPQALQPQLHGPMPPMGHPLQAGSHMSHPHASLPPQNFPLPQSQVPPSPMSSQVQASSLSQQQPTPHTPPSQSTSSQSGTQPPREQPLPPAPMSMPHIKPPPTTPIPQMQNPQTHKHPPHLSAPQFPQKPPNLPPLPALKPLSSLSTHHPPSAHPPPLQPMPQPPAAQPPVLTQSQNHVPPPAPPLPSPSTAPSHSSSSQPPFPPHPFIPGASAALPPSSVPSSVAGPLAALQQPPSSISMPLPASISTPCSGPSSVPAVQIKEEPLDEAEEPESPPPPQRSPSPEPTIVNTPSHASQSARFYKYLDRGYNTCARTDFYFTPLPSSKLAKKREEALEKAKREAEQRAREEKEKEREREKEREREREREKEAERAAKASSSSHEGRLGEPQMAGPAHMRPPFDATPATIATVPPYIGPDTPALRTLSEYARPHVMSPTNRNHPFFMPLNPAEPLLAYHMPGLYNADPGMRERELREREIREREIRERELRMKPGFEVKPADLDNLHPSANPMEHFARHGPIGLPPMAGHPFATFHPGLNHLERERLALANPQLRPEMSYSERLAAERLHAERIANDPIARLQMFNVTPHHHQHSHIHSHLHLHQQDPLHQGGGECLVCPPGSGAHPLVDPLAAGPHLTRFPYPPGAIPNPLLGQPPHEHEMLRHPVFGTSYPRELPGGLPPPMSAAHQLQAMHAQSAELQRLAMEQQWLQSHHHMHGGPLPGQEDYYSRLKKESDKQL from the exons AGTAAACGGGACCATCTGTTAATGAGTGTGAAATGGTACTACCGCCAGTCCGAGGTACCCGACTCTGTCTACCAGCACCTAGTACAGGACCGCAACAACGAGaacg acTCGGGTCGGGAACTGGTCATCACTGACCCTGTAGTAAAAAGCAGAGAGCTCTTCATCTCAGACTACGTGGACACGTACCATACAGCAGCCCTTAG AGGAAAATGTAACATCGCCCACTTCTCTGACATTTTTGCTGCCAGGGAGTTCAAACCACGAATCGACTCCTTCTTCTACATTTTAGGATATAACCCAGAGACTAG GCGATTGAACAGCACCCAAGGGGAGATTCGAGTAGGTCCCAGTCACCAG GCCAAGCTCCCAGAGCTGCAGCCTTTCCCCTCTCCCGGAGGCCAAGTGACCGAAAATGAGGAGCTGGTCTGGATGCCGGGGGTCAATGACTGTGACCTGCTCATGTACCTGCGGGCAGCCAG gagcATGGCAGCGTTTGCGGGGATGTGTGATGGAGGCTCGACAGAGGACGGGTGCTTGGCTGCCTCACGGGATGACACTACACTCAATGCATTAAACACT CTTCATGAAAGCAGCTATGATGCCGGGAAAGCGCTGCAGCGTCTGGTGAAGAAGCCTGTCCCCAAGCTAATTGAGAAGTGCTGGTCCGAAGACGAAGTG AAACGGTTCATAAAAGGACTGAGACAGTACGGCAAAAACTTCTTCAGGATTCGGAAAGAGCTGCTACCGAACAAGGAAACG GGAGAGTTGATAACTTTTTACTATTACTGGAAGAAAACCCCTGAGGCTGCTAGCTCCCGAGCCCACCGTAGACACCGAAGGCAGCCTGTCTTCCGTCGGATCAAGACTCGCACAGCAACCACACCTGTTAACACTCCTTCCCGACCACCTTCCAGCGAATTTT TGGACCTAAGCTCAGCCAGTGAAGATGACTTTGACAGTGAAGACAGCGAACAGGAGCTGAAAGGCTACGCCTGCCGCCACTGTTTTACCACCA CCTCTAAGGACTGGCACCACGGGGGGCGAGAGAATATCCTACTGTGCACCGACTGCCGCATTCATTTCAAGAAGTACGGTGAGCTGCCCCCAATAGAGAAGCCTGTGGACCCTCCACCGTTTATGTTCAAACCCGTcaaagaggaagaggatggGCTCGGCGGGAAGCATAGCATGAGGACTCGACGGAACCGCGGGCCG ATGTCGACACTACGAAGTGGCCGGAAGAAGCAGACAGCCAGCCCTGATGGCAGAGCCTCACCCAACAATGAGGACCTACGCTCAAGTGGTCGTACCTCACCCAGCGCAGCCAGCACGTCCAGTACTGATAGCAAGATGGACTCAGTGAAAAAACCCAGCAAG AAAATAAAGGAGGAGGCACCATCACCTATGAAGAGTGCCAAACGGCAGAGAGAGAAGGGATCCTCAGACACAGAAGAGTCTGAAAGGGCCAGTGCTAAGAAGTCAAAGACTCAG gagtTGAATCGGCCTGACTCACCCTCAGAATGTGAGGGAGAAGGGGAGGTTGAAAGCTCAGATggccgcagcataaatgacGAGGGCAGCGACCCCAAGGACATTGACCAGGACAACCGCAGCTCATCTCCCAGCATTCCAAGCCCGCGTGACAATGAGAGTGACTCAGATTCGTCAGCGCAACAGCAGGTCCTCCAGGGCCAGCACCCTCCCGTAATCCAGTGCCAGACGGGCACATTGCCTCCTGCCCCGCCTTCCACCACAACGCCTATGCCCCTGACATCAAGTGCAGCTCCACTCCCTTCACAAGTGTCTCCATCTGTGCCCACTACCACAGTTCCTCCACAACAGATTGCTTCGCACATTCAGTCCGGAGCAGCACTTCATCCTCCAAGGTTGCCTTCTCCTCATTCGCCCTTGCAGGCCATCCATCAACCTCCTGTACCCTCTCAGAGTGGCCCACAAGCTCTACAGCCTCAGCTGCATGGCCCCATGCCTCCAATGGGCCATCCTCTGCAGGCAGGGTCTCACATGTCTCATCCTCATGCTTCCTTACCTCCACAGAATTTCCCTCTTCCTCAGTCTCAGGTCCCTCCTTCCCCAATGTCATCCCAGGTTCAGGCTTCATCACTTTCCCAGCAGCAGCCAACGCCTCACACTCCTCCATCGCAGTCCACATCTTCCCAGAGTGGCACTCAGCCCCCACGGGAACAGCCCTTACCTCCTGCGCCCATGTCCATGCCTCACATAAAGCCTCCACCTACCACCCCCATCCCGCAGATGCAAAACccccagacacacaaacatccgCCACACCTTTCAGCTCCACAGTTTCCTCAGAAGCCACCCAACCTGCCTCCACTGCCTGCCCTAAAGCCTCTAAGTTCTCTTTCTACGCATCATCCACCCTCTGCCCATCCACCCCCATTACAGCCCATGCCTCAGCCTCCGGCTGCCCAGCCGCCCGTACTCACACAGTCCCAAAACCATGTGCCTCCTCCAGCTCCACCACTTCCCTCACCCTCAACTGCTCCTTCACACTCTTCATCTTCACAGCCACCCTTCCCTCCTCATCCATTCATCCCAGGAGCCTCAGCTGCTCTGCCGCCTTCCTCTGTTCCTTCTTCTGTGGCAGGACCCCTGGCAGCACTGCAGCAGCCCCCCTCATCCATCTCCATGCCCCTACCTGCTTCAATCAGTACACCCTGCTCAGGTCCCTCCTCCGTGCCAGCCGTGCAGATTAAAGAGGAGCCTCTGGATGAGGCTGAGGAACCTGAGAGCCCACCACCTCCACAGAGGAGTCCCTCACCAGAGCCCACAATCGTCAACACACCAAGTCATGCCAGCCAGTCTGCACG GTTCTATAAGTATCTCGACCGAGGCTACAACACATGTGCAAGAACTGATTTCTACTTTACTCCACTGCCATCGTCCAAGCTGGCTAAAAAACGTGAGGAAGCACTGGAGAAAGCAAAGAGGGAAGCAGAGCAGAGAGCAcgggaggagaaagaaaaagagagggaaagggagaaagagagggaaagagagcgtGAACGGGAGAAAGAGGCTGAGCGAGCTGCG AAGGCATCCAGTTCTTCTCATGAAGGCAGACTGGGTGAACCTCAAATGGCAGGGCCAGCTCACATGCGGCCACCCTTTGACGCCACTCCAGCCACCATCGCTACTGTGCCACCCTATATTGGCCCAGACACGCCAGCCCTGCGCACGCTAAGTGAATATGCTCGACCCCATGTCATGTCACCCACCAACCGTAACCACCCATTCTTTATGCCTCTAAACCCAGCTGAGCCTCTGCTGGCCTACCACATGCCAGGATTGTACAATGCTGACCCTGGAATGCGTGAGCGTGAACTAAGAGAACGTGAGATACGTGAACGTGAGATCCGTGAAAGGGAACTAAGGATGAAACCAGGCTTTGAGGTCAAACCAGCTGACCTGGACAATCTGCATCCCTCAGCCAACCCCATGGAGCACTTTGCCCGCCATGGCCCGATTGGATTGCCTCCCATGGCAGGCCACCCATTTGCCACTTTTCACCCTGGACTGAACCATCTGGAGCGCGAGCGCCTTGCCCTGGCCAACCCCCAGCTACGGCCCGAGATGTCCTACTCGGAGCGTCTGGCTGCCGAGCGTCTGCATGCCGAGAGGATAGCCAACGACCCCATCGCCAGGCTGCAGATGTTCAATGTGACACCGCACCATCACCAGCACTCGCACATCCATTCGCACCTCCACCTGCACCAGCAGGACCCACTGCACCAAG GTGGTGGTGAATGTCTTGTGTGTCCACCAGGTTCTGGGGCCCATCCCCTAGTTGATCCCCTGGCTGCTGGACCACACCTGACCCGCTTCCCATACCCACCTGGAGCCATCCCAAACCCTCTGCTCGGCCAGCCACCACACGAGCACGAGATGCTGCGGCACCCTGTATTCG GTACTTCATACCCTAGAGAACTGCCTGGGGGTTTGCCTCCGCCAATGTCAGCAGCACACCAGCTGCAGGCTATGCATGCTCAGTCTGCAGAGCTGCAGAGACTGGCCATGGAGCAACAGTGGCTTCAAAGTCACCACCACATGCACGGAGGGCCTCTGCCTGGTCAGGAGGACTACTACAG CCGGTTAAAGAAGGAGAGCGATAAGCAGCTGTGA